One segment of Ricinus communis isolate WT05 ecotype wild-type chromosome 8, ASM1957865v1, whole genome shotgun sequence DNA contains the following:
- the LOC8263166 gene encoding DNA-directed RNA polymerases II, IV and V subunit 8B, with the protein MSNIVLFEDIFVVDKLDPDGKKFDKVSRIEAHSQNCDMFMHLDVNTEIYPMAVGDKFTMALAHTLNLDGTPDTGYYTQGARKTLADKYEYIMNGKLYKISEEGSGKAVKAEMLVSYGGLLMLLRGDPSHVSHFELDQRLFLLMRKL; encoded by the exons ATGTCGAATATAGTTCTCTTCGAGGATATTTTTGTGGTTGATAAACTTGATCCAGATGGTAAAAAGTTTGATAAAG TGTCCCGCATTGAAGCACACAGCCAGAACTGTGATATGTTCATGCACCTAGATGTGAACACAGAAATATACCCTATGGCAGTTGGTGATAAATTCACCATGGCATTGGCTCACACCCTAAATTTGGATGGAACTCCTGACACTGGCTATTATACACAG GGAGCAAGGAAAACCCTTGCAGACAAATATGAATACATTATGAATGGGAAGTTATACAAGATCTCAGAGGAAGGTTCAGGAAAAGCAGTTAAAGC GGAGATGTTAGTTTCATATGGTGGGCTGCTGATGCTGCTAAGAGGGGATCCTTCTCATGTGTCTCACTTTGAGCTTGATCAGCGGCTCTTTCTTCTTATGAGGAAGCTCTGA